A window of the Lolium perenne isolate Kyuss_39 chromosome 7, Kyuss_2.0, whole genome shotgun sequence genome harbors these coding sequences:
- the LOC127311480 gene encoding uncharacterized protein, whose amino-acid sequence MRPGPEFVTMSHQGAPMAAPGHGLINGTAAVHSPWQSPVPYLFGGLAAMLGLIAFALLILACSYWKLSGYLDAGAEGGRDGQSGDAAGGEKGSGSGASRPAAEFQEHVVVIMAGDERPTFLARPVTSRAAVEVELALAVPAASASAGDGQEKKVEDCDVSSAQLGGDASDAANQSRDQHDEATPSRAHQQSRAHHHHHHDHESSSSTTALQESSQ is encoded by the coding sequence ATGAGGCCCGGACCGGAGTTCGTCACCATGAGCCACCAGGGCGCGCCGATGGCGGCGCCGGGTCACGGGCTGATCAACGGCACGGCGGCGGTGCACTCGCCGTGGCAGTCTCCCGTGCCATACCTCTTCGGTGGGCTGGCAGCGATGCTAGGCCTCATCGCCTTCGCGCTGCTCATCCTGGCGTGCTCATACTGGAAGCTCTCCGGGTACCTCGACGCCGGGGCCGAGGGAGGCCGGGACGGCCAGTCCGGCGACGCGGCAGGCGGTGAGAAGGGCTCGGGGTCCGGCGCCAGCAGACCGGCGGCGGAGTTTCAGGAGCACGTGGTGGTCATCATGGCCGGCGACGAGCGGCCAACGTTCCTCGCCAGGCCAGTTACCAGCCGCGCGGCCGTCGAGGTGGAGCTCGCTTTAGCCGTACCGGCAGCGAGCGCGAGCGCCGGCGACGGCCAGGAGAAGAAGGTGGAGGATTGCGACGTGAGCTCAGCACAGCTGGGAGGGGACGCCTCCGACGCGGCGAACCAGAGCCGGGACCAGCACGACGAGGCGACTCCGAGCCGTGCCCACCAGCAAAGCCgtgcccaccaccaccaccaccatgaccatgagagcagcagcagcacgacggcgctgCAAGAAAGCTCGCAATAA